The Arachis hypogaea cultivar Tifrunner chromosome 14, arahy.Tifrunner.gnm2.J5K5, whole genome shotgun sequence DNA window CTCCCTCAAGTCCCCAAATATCATTACATCATCTGCCAAAAAAGCACCGAAGCACAAAATCCTATATCTGTATAGTAAGCACATCTAAGCTCAGAGTAAAAGATAAGGACTCGATTGACCATTGGGTGAATTTCTATAGTCGTAGAAAAAACTGGACACCCAAAATTGCATTCACATATTAGTTTGCCTATTACTTGTGCCTTTGATTGTTTAAATATGTGCAATTCAAACTTCTTTCTTCTCTAGagccttccataagacctcccttatCACATGGCTCATAAGCTTGATCTTCTATGATATGCACAGTTTTGTGTGTCAATCCCATAATAGAGGGCCTAATTCCATGCTGAAACTAATTTAAGAAGCATGATCACCAAAGTTATTCTAAATGCTTATTTGACCATATGCCTAGTAAAAGTAGGACTTAGCAAGTCCCCCGTCACGACTAGGATTAAACATCTGAAGTGTAAAATTTAGAAACTGGATACCGGCAAGTGATCTAACGTCAATAATAACACAGGCTTTGGTTCCAAGATACAATTGGAAGCTTAGCTCCATTCTAAAAGCTAATTCGTGAGGATGGTCTAAACACGGTTATAAAGTTATCTTAAACATGTACCTAGTCAATGTGGGACTCATTCTCCCCTCTTTATTTAAATTGACATTAAGGAACTTCCCATGTCTTATAGAGCCAACTCATGTCTTCCTCACTGAGAAACTTCCATGAATCAATAGGTATATTCTCAATTCTCACTGCTATGCCATTATACATCCTCTTTGAAACTTAATTTAAGTCAAACTCTTAAATTCTATAATAGAAGGCATAGTTTCTATCCTCTTTGATATTTAGCTTAGCCAGTACTGATTTGCATAAGTAACCCTTCCATCTTTCCTTAGTGTCTTGTTTTGTAAGTTATAACAAAAGCTTTACCCTCTTTATCCTTGATTTCAATTAGTCTAACTCCCGTCTCTCTTTCTCCCTTTTTAGTACCCAAGGATTAATATATAAACTCATCAAACGCTGTAGTCATGCTTCAAGCACAGGACAGTAACAATTTCTTAAACTTCTAAGTGAACTATTACACTGTCAACATTAAATGCTGCTTCTAGGTTTTCTCTATGTCCACTTAGTGACAAAATTATGCTATTGTTTTTCAAGGTTTTCTCGTATTATAATATCAACACAATGTCAACATCTTTGTATATTAATATGGGACCTAGCCAAAGTGCTACTAGAGCAGATAACATTCTTTGAATGTTGATCTACATATTCAGCTAGGATATttcataagaaaaagaaaattcagCTCTTCACATTGCAGAATCACATACCTAGTCATATATCAGCGTCATTCAGCTATAATATATTTTCTTCTAGAAAAATCATTCAATCTATTCACATACCAGTATCACAATTAATTAATCACATATTGAATTAACACATTAACATaggtattttataaaaaatcatcCAAACTCAATCAAATAAACAACAAAATCATTGCTTCCCGCAGATAATTCATTAAATCATGAAAATTAATtactagaaaaaaaataaaaaagaagaaaaacacaaGAAGTTAATAAGCAAACTCACCTCAACAGCAAGGGACCAAGCCACAGCAAAGAAGATAAAACTTTAGAAAAATCAAAAGACCTGAAGCACAGGCCTTTTACCAAGCCTCTTGATCTCTCTATCCATTTGACCAGTAATCATTAAACCAAACATCTTGTAATCACAAAGTAGTGACCAAAATGGGTGACCAAAAGTGGCTGGAACATTGCCTTCAACAAAGAAGTGACTGTACCATGCACATCCATACCCTGAGAAAGGCACAAAGAACAAGAACCACCAGCTGAATAGAAATGAACAGAGCAAGAAAAAGATGCTCAAGAGGGTCCCTACAAAGTGCCAGCGCCTAGTTGATGGCTTTGAATGTTGGGTCATGTAAAAAGCCCAGAACTCTTCCAAGCTCCTGAAATTCATGGCTttacagaagaaaaagaaaacataggcCAAACTGTTATAGATAAATGAATAAAAATCTGACCAAATCAGAAATTTTGACGCAAAACCCAGTTggggaaaaatgagaaaaactatGTCGGGTGTGAACTTTTGAAAGGATTGAGATAAAGGATTGAAAAGGGTGTTGTTTTGAAATCGTGGATTTTGGTTGGTAGCAAGGTTATGGAGATTTTTTTTGTGGGGTTTGGTGTGGTAGCTTTGGAAACTAACGAGGAGGTGAAATCAGAAATGGGTATTTTGATTGTGATTGGTGTTTTTGTACTTTGATTTGTATTGATCTGCGGTGACTTCAAGGTCAAgcgttttctcatttttttactctattttcacttctattttttcctttaaattatcttataaaatcaaccactaaattcAATCATCATTatcaaatacatattaaaatataaatatacattaaaaaataaattaaattatacatacatttatacataaatacattaatagttaattttaatatacgaatgacatttttatttttctcataatttatataattgaaattagGCCTTCACAAGTGTTGAATTCTGAAAGTTGACGCTTGGGAATGTCGAACGTGCTTCTGTAAATTTGGGCGTTGGCCCAATTTGACCTTTCAAGGATGTTGGCCACCAGACTTAGAGGGCTGGCTGACAGATGTATGTCCCAATTTGAAGAGGGTCGTCGGAAGTGTGTGCTAGCTGTCAGACTTGTGTACTGAGTTGCTGGACGTCCATGCTGAAAGTTGGGCATCCGATTTTTATGCTATTTGGGTTTGGTTGGGCCTTCTTTAGACCGTATTTGTGCTTTCTTGTTAAAAAGACTTTAATTCTTGGTTACTTTGAGAACAAAAACTCCTTAAAACACAATAATACTAAGTTACTAACACAATTTCAAATATTTGATTAGTTTTGAATTTTCActagaaaacataagaaatttgattaaaatctaagaaaccaaataaaaaaacctaaaaaatactaaagatGCCTAGGTATCACAACTTCAAATTTAAAACTttacttgccctcaagcaaaaagaaaagtaaataaagtTTATCTTTAATGAAAAGAATTGAAATGTTtgtaaatttaatttcaaaaataaaagtggAATTTATGATAATCCTTGTGATTATATTCAGACTTCTCTTATCTTTGATTAATTTTGTATAATTAGGAATTGAGAATTTCCAAAAGCTTAGATCCGAATTGTATTATCAGAATTCTTTTGGACTTATATGACTTGAAGGCAGTTACTTCACATTTAATTCGGGAAAAAATCATTGATGCTTTttactctaagtgttctgtcatAAGGCACCTCTTAATGGACTTTCAATCGATAATCTCGGGCCATTTGGCCCAAGTTATCGAGTGATAAATCACCCCTCAGATCTAATTACCCAATTCCCTCCTTGACACAATCACATCACAAGCACATAACTAGGATTTTGTTTATCTAGACATCGATGCCCATAGCCTCTTtggactctaaatattttgttcCAAGGAAACTCTTGAATGTAGTCTTTCAATCGATAATCTCAATTCAATTGGTCCAAGTTATCGGGTGTTGAGTCACCCCTCGGATTTACCGACCCAAGTCTCTCCTTAAAATATGAATATCACAGGCACATAACTGGactctagtcattgatgctcaaagccttattgattttgatttttcaatcttttcataccttttttttaaatcaaaacagcTTCaagaaattgatttgaattctcataattcttcttcaaAACTTTGTTTTTGGAGATTCTCCTTCCGTTTCcacaagatttaaatatcttaaGTTCATCAAATGTTACCACATATTTTTTAGCACCACCACTTTTGTTTTGAattcattattcaattttttcaTGAAAATATCCTCCATACAACTGATCACTAGAAGAGCAAGCATACAAATTTAAGTactaaggaaaaaagaaaagtaaatagaatatgcaatgcatgcgagaaaaagaaaaagaaaacaaaaaaaaaaacaaaaaaacaaaagaaacaagtaACTGCCAGAGAAGAGAATTCAGCTTACCCGATTTTATCTAAGATTACTTATTCATCATCACTGTTTTCTTTATCCTCAGTCTATATTCTTTATTATCTAGAGGTTTATGGTGTtaccaacaccaaatttaaggacttacaccaaatttagagtttaacAGAGTTTTAGGCATAAGTGTTTTAAGTTATATATAAAGAAGTATACgtgcatgaaaaaaaaaagaataagattACTTCTAAGCAATGTGgcttaaacaaggaaaaatgagTAAGATGCCTGGCTTCAATTTAGAACGCTAAGTGTCCTTAAAATTTTTCATCCCTAGAACCCTTCTTTTCAATTGGCCAAAGGGCTTCCAAAGTGGGTACTGGGCGTCGGCCCTTCTTGAAATCTTGGACGATGTGCATCCATCTTGAACGACTGGCGTTCAACCTTTTCTTTAGTAAAcataaactaaaattgaaacatgcatgcaaaagaaagaaggaaaatgtaaatgaagaaaaataagagaaaaactaaTTAtagttgggttgtctcccaacaagcgcttctttaacgtcactagcttgacattgagtcTTCTAGATTGGTAGTTGGGATGAGTTTTGTTGATATACTTCCCCAAGATAGAGTTTCAATCTTTGTCCATTGATCACGAACCTCTTTCCAGAGTTTTCA harbors:
- the LOC112743590 gene encoding uncharacterized protein, with product MNFRSLEEFWAFYMTQHSKPSTRRWHFVGTLLSIFFLLCSFLFSWWFLFFVPFSGYGCAWYSHFFVEGNVPATFGHPFWSLLCDYKMFGLMITGQMDREIKRLGKRPVLQVF